The sequence attATTAAGACCAACCGCCATCCGAACTCTCACACCTGTGACGTGTCTGGGGTTCTCTGCGCGAGCGTGGAAATATACCGTGCATCTACAGCacgagttattattattattattattattattattattgcaattacaACTGTTCATCGTTTGCAAATTTGTGTCAGACGAAAAAAAGCTCCCGATCTGGGATTCGGGTGCGTTCCGGaacaaattaatattattatataggCGTTTAGAGTTAGTATTGAAAAGCCTACCTCGTTGAAAACtctaataaagaaaatatatcgagaatttttttgttttttgtcgcATTTGCCTTTTGTTTTGGTCGCACGTCCGTGTTGTATAAGGAAGCTTTTCGCTATAGGCTTATTATTGAATTCCCTGAACGCTGAATTGGTGCCGTGTCTCTGCGCACAGGGGACTCGGTGTGTCCTTTTTTTTCACACCCGGGCTGGTCGTACCGTTTCGGTGGAGGTGCTGCATCCGCGTCTCCTTCACTTTCCGACTCCGACGATACGCCGTACCCGACCAGTGAGCTCCCCAGCGCCGCCATGTTTCACCGGCCAGCCCTTTGGACGGATCCATCTCTTaatacaaaggggggggggggggggtagtgatGTGCCTCAGCAAATTACTGACATACAGCGTCGTTAAAGTGATCCTCTGTTACAGATATTCTATtcaatttgtttgtttaatgttgaTGGGAATATGGAAATAAAACGTCTTTAAAAAGGCTGGTTGATTAGTATTTATTCTGTAACACCCCTCCACACCTAACCcctaaaatttatatatatatatatatatatatatatatatatatatatatatatatatatatatatatatatatatatatataaaaattgtgtgtgtgtatctatttctctctctctctctctctctctctctctatatatatatatatatagatacacacacacacaatttatttcttagcagacgcccttatcccttataattgttacaagatatcacattatgtttacatacaattacgttatttttgcatacaattccccatttatacagttgggttttttactggagcaatctaggtaaagtaccttgctcaagggtacagcagcagtgtcccccacctgggattgaacccacgaccctccggtcaagagtccagagccctaaaccctactccacactgctccagtaCAAGAgtttactttcacctctgactataaGCGAGTCAATGcagtctctattattattattatttgtttcttagcagccgcccttatccagggcgacttataattgttacaagatatcacattatttttacatacaattccccatttatacagttgggtttttactggagcaatctaggtaaagtaccttgctcaagagtacagcagcagtgtcccccacctgggattgaacccacgaccctctggtcaagagtccagagccctaaccactactccacactgctgccctagattagaaaataaaggtgttttgttttCCACACCCAGCGGTTTAATTGGCGCGTAACGGTCCGGAACAGGATTGCGATCCTGGTCTTCTGATTGAAATATTTCCCAAACTTATGGTTTACAATAAAACTATGCAATTAATTTGAATTGCGATACTGTATACTAGAAACAGTTCCGTACACACCCCCTTCAAACGAGACTAGTCCCGAAGCTGCAATTTACAAGAACATGATGCACTGAGTTTGAATCACGACACTGTACAAACAGGTaatgaatacaaacacacacaagaaagaGAAATACAGAAAATGAAATGGATGGGAAACAGAGGTTGACGCTGGAACctggaacaataaaaaaaagcatttttaaaatggcATTAACGTCAACCACAAATAAAATACTAcaggaaaataacaaataattttaaaaaaacagttcacACCGGGAAAGGCAAATGCAAGCGATGACAGTTTACCTAATCCAAAATGCGCAGGGGAGAGAACTCACAGCTCCAGACACCGCAGCCAACACCACCCGATCAGCCGATTGAACGGGACGTTATCAAGGacaaatcatcccataggaacgGGCTAATAGGTGCCTACTAGCCTCATAACCCCTCAATCTACCCTCTACCCCTAAACATAATGTCTACCACtaacctaatctcaacccctaaatCTAACTGTTACTATTAAAggaatttttactattatttcaacaccactttttagcgccctctagcggttACTACACCcgacgtccattaaagcgcttgatcAGGACCGACTCTACCTGTTGTGGGAGGTtggtaggtacctactggcccattcctatcgGATAATTTTTGCTTGATAATGTCCCATTGAATCGGCTGATTCTAATCAGATCGGATGACCCGATTCAGGAACACGGACAAGAAACGCACTCTGAGGGAAGCGGCTTGTATCTGCTGTTAGAACAATTTGCCAATTTACAATTAATgcattaattaattgattaagcACCCGATTGACTGACGTGTCTGAAATGCACTGTCCTGCCCGCTACACCAGTAttagccaattgtatatggagtcATAGCAACTAAAACCAAACTCTCCTCCACAGAGCACATCATCGCTGTCCctcctttaaaggagtgctgatgTGTATATCGGACGTCCGGAGTTTATTGAAATTTCAGCTAGCGCGCTCCCCCGAGAGGTATCTGCAGTCGTAGCGCAGTTTTGGTTGCTGGTTCATTTTTAAGCAATGGGTGACCGCTGGAGAGGAGTGTGTTTGCTCTGCGCGTCGTGTTTCTGGGGTAAGCGAGCAACGTTTCTCTTATATTTGAATTTCTGTTTCTTGGCTGCTTTTAACGTGCGTGGCCACCACTGCAAACAAAAGTTTCAATGAAAGTTTTCAATTAAAGTTTCTTGTTCAAACACTGTTTTCAATAAGAATAATTTTCCAAAATAATATAACAACGAGAAAGCGTTATTTAGACTACAAAGCCATGGAGAttattttgaggttttttttttataatcttactaaaaaaatctacattattatatatattaactgcttttatataaataattactCATCCCTTATAGACatatgttctttttttatcttttcctTTTAATACAGTAAGTCGTTCTACTTCTTAATACAGTTTGATTAGTTTTTATACTGCCCTTggaactatttttttaaatactttcttTCTATGTCCACAATTATCTGTTTAATTTAGTTTCACAgaaattaacatatatatatatatatattgtaaaactgcaaatgtgtttaaaaaaaaaaaaaagtttttgctcaaaagatcCGTCTTCCCAACGTTGCGGTGTGTTTAACACGCTTTGGTCAAGAGAAAGCGTGTTTGAAAACTAACAGTGGAGGCGCTTCTAGGCTTGTGATGCCACAATAACCACACTCGCTTATTTCTATtgaaatctattaatgtgcttgttgTGATGTCATTGCTAcgtagttaatgatgtaacgatctgCTATTCCggtctatttaaaccttcaggcatactggtattgtacattatctcATTGTATTTCTTCTAAGACTGTGAAATTGTATTCGtgttgtgtgcattttttttgtaaagtgttgaactgCTTGTTCATTgacttttgtatttcttatgtttgaggtgtgtgtgtgataggcatgTGTTGCTGAGCTCAGGAAATGCATTTTCCACAGTGTTATACTGCGTCTGCACCCCTACGTGAGACTGTGGTTTGAGCCGGCCTGTGTCAGACCAGCTTCTCACACACGCATCGCTGTGGTCAGCGCGTCACAATGCTGGTGAGCTGCTTTAGTAGGGCTGTGAGCGGCTGCTGCAGAACAAGCTGAGGCTGTAAACGCGTCTGTAGCTCTCTGCTTTGCTttgcaaacacagacacagagaaacactgaCGTGTatcagggagatgcatctttcaCACTGACGTGTATCAGGGAGATGCATCTTGTATATATCAGGGAGATGCATCTTGTATATATCAGAGAGATGCATCTTGTATATATCACAGTGTCGCACTGACGTGCATCAGGGAGATGCATCTTGTATATATCACAGAGTCACACTGGCGTGCATCAGGGAGATGCATCTTGTATATATCACAGAACCACTGACTGTGTTCTTATTGCTGCTCACAGCTTCCCACGTGTCCACCGCTCAGCTGGTAACCCAGCAGGTGAACGGGATTGTGGGGGAATCGCTCACTTTCCCCATGGAGATCCCGAACCTGCAGCCGGATACAGAGGTCTACTGGAGATACGGTCCTGTGGAGCCGGACTCGGTCATTGCGAAAATTCAAAACGGGAAGATTAAAGTTTTTGACAAAAGGTTCAAAGCAAGGCTGCAGCTGGACAATATGAGCAGCTCTCTCAGGATTAATGGATTGCAGACAGCAGACAGAGGGATTTACCAAGTGGAGGAAATCGAAGAAAACGGATTTAAGAAGAGATTCCACCTGTCTGTTTACAGTGAGTATCACAATAGTTTGGGGTTTTTTTCACCCCGTTGCTCTGAAACACTTTCCTGGTTTCCGTTACCCAAAATCCCCTACAGAGGCGTTGTAAATAAACGATgaactgctgtactgcagtgaaaTAAGTAACACAAAAATATGAGTCAAATACCTGATTTGGATATTATtgataaaaagagagagagaggagggggaggtgtgtgtcctctctctctctctctcagctttttcccctctctccttccctctcctctcctctctccctcaatGTGTTCATTTAGTCAAAGCATGGATGATAACGACACAATGATGTCGATTCTGATTCATTGGGCTGCTTGTATTTACTTCAGAGCTGCTTGTAAGCGGAACCACTGCCCCGGGTTGGGCATTATGGGGTGACTGGGGGAGAGGGGCTGTAGCAGAGGTGGACAGCCCTGGTCCTGCAGAGACACAAACCTGCAGGGCTTCTGAGTATCTTTAAATCAGCAAGGGCTCAAAACGGTAgcgttgaccaattaagaaaatcatGGGTTGAAATTAAGCGATTGAGAACTCTGGGTGCAACGAAAACCAGAAAACCCTGCGGCTCTCCACCAAGAACATCTCTCTCATGGAgtatctgtctttctttcttgtaACACCCAAATATTGGGTCTGGTTAGTTATATAATTTACAATATAAAACAGAGGCAAGCGATGAAAATCAATTAGTTAAAGAGttgggaaggaaagaggaaagagcgttggataggttaaggattgggcagagttctttaaataaacatcttttaagactggggaaacatgaagatggaaagtgtgaacAATGGAAAGTAGCAGAAAGAGtggaacattatttattaaaatgtgagatatgaggagcagagaaggaaaatggagaggaggctgagagaaatggaggtatatgaggtcaatataaagaacttgctagggaaagaggaagggagactgaatagagaaaAGATACTGacaatatatataaagtaaacaggaaaagaagggaagttataataaagatgtcagaaaagtaaaacaaagacagacaaaggACCACAGATGGAGGGCGCTAATCCtctaaaataatagatggaatgCACCCTTtagattaaccagaagaagaaaatcaatttgtttttattcaagTATAATATACAAATAAGTACTAAGAGTTAAAAAGAGATATTAAAATCCATTAGGCGTTAGGGAAAACACTACACTTTGTGAAGCGGGTTACATTCTGTATTGAGACCCCTGGAAGAACATTGCATGTTTATACCAGTCTTGGCAATCTCCATCACTGACACATACTGTTAGTAAAATAATCATCTGTTAGTGCGGTGAAAGAAGACACACGCTTTCTACTTCCTCTTCCTGCTTCAGGTCAACCAAGCTCTGCAGCTCAGCTTGGAGGCCAGCAGGTGAAGGGGATTGTGGGGGAATCGTTCACTTTCCCTGTGGAAATAGCAAACCTGCAGCTGGATATAGAGGTTCACTGGAGATACGGTCCTGCAGGTCCAGATAGGCCTATAGCAAGACTTCAGGAAGGGAAGATTAAGACTGATTTTATTGAGAGATTTAAATCACGACTGCAGTTAAACATGAACACTGGCTCACTGCAGATTCATCATTTAAACACAGAAGACAGAGGGATCTACCAAGTGGAGACAGTGAGGGACATATTTCACAAGAGATTTTACCTGTCTGTTTACAGTAAgtatcctttctttctttctctctcatgcttttgttcttttgtttttcttttaggatAAGCATCTTTGTAACTTCGTGCCTTCAAACATGCTGATCTGAAAGACTTGCTCTGTAAAGAAGTCACTGGGGTCTTTGCCTCTTTGATTCAACGTGTTTataacaattataaaaaataaaaaaaaaacatttcattgaaaaaatatgaccTGTCATTACTTTCCTTCCACAGACCCGGTTCCAGGACCTCATGTTGAAAAGATCAATAGGAGGAGctgcactctgctgtgctttgTGGGAAACGCCAGTGAAGTGAACGTGTCCTGGATGAGAGACGGGAAGCCACTCAACACAACAGAACTGGAGATCTCACAGGAAATGCAAGGGGGCGATGTTACCTACACCTGTGTGGCCAGCAACCCTGTCAGCAACAAGACCACTACTGTGACACCTTCACATTACTGCAGTAAAAGAAACGGCAACAGAGGTAAGAATCCTGACTCTTAATCTCATATCTCTTTTTGCcccagcaacattatcactgaatatttgttattttgttcCCTTTTTCATGCGGACAGAAGGTGAAACCACCACAATAAGACCCTCCACTGAGCTCATTGTGAGGGTGCTGGTGTTCATAGTGCTGAGTGGAGTCATGATCGCAGTCTGTGTGAGTGTCTGGAAGAAGATCAATGCTAGCACTGAATGCAGGTGAACGTTATACAGCATTGTTATAGCACAGGATCTTATATATGAAAGCCGTCTCTCCACTGAGCTCATTGTGAGGTTGCTGGTGTTCATAGTGCTGAGTGGAGTCGTGATCGCAGTCTGTGTGAGTGTCTGGAAGAAGATCAATGCTAGCAGTGAATGCAGGTGAACGTTATACAGCATTGTTATAGCACAGGATCTTATATATGAAAGCCGTCTCTCCACTGAGCTCATTGTGAGGGTGCTGGTGTTCATAGTGCTGAGTGGAGTCGTGATCGCAGTCTGTGTGAGTGTCTGGAAGAAGATCAATGCTAGCAGTGAATGCAGGTGAACGTTATACAGCATTGTTATAGCACAGGATCTTATATATGAAAGCCGTCTCTCCACTGAGCTCATTGTGAGGGTGCTGGTGTTCACAGTGCTGAGTGGAGTCGTGAtcgcagtctgtgtgtgtgtctggaagAAGATCAATGCTAGCAGTGAATGCAGGTGAACGTTATACAGCATTGTTATAGCACAAGATCTTATATATGAAAGCCGTCTCTCCACTGAGCTCAGTTTTAATTGCTGTCATGAATCGCGATGGTTTTAACTCCTGGGAGGTGCTGCGGAGGAGTTTTGCATTAGTCAGTTTGAATGCACCTGCCACAAGCCCTGCACATTGATTCGTGTTTAACAAGCTGTTAACTTGTTTCCTCCCTAACAGGGTTGATGTAAATCGTCCTCAACTCAGGCAGCAGACAGACGATAAACTTACCACTGTGTATGAGGAAGTGCAGGCCGAGAGCTAGGGTCTCACCTGAACCTTGAATTTGAGTCTTACTGTCGCCCTGGCTGTAAaccgcactgtgtttaaatatgaagcttgcattgtaaccctgtctgtgctgccctgtgactcctgtgtgagtcgcctgggataaagcagGGGTCTGCcgaatcttaatatataaagtttgtgtgtctctctgctccTTTCTGCATTCGGAGCCTGCAGGAGCCAGCGCAGCCAAACTCTGCACAGACTCCTctctcatccaggggaaggtccagGTTTATTAAGTACACAAGAAACTCGAGTCAAGCAGGCGGCATGTCGCCTATTACGAGATGTGATCATCTgtcatcagcttgtacttgcactgaactgctccacacctcactgtattctactactgctcttaattatatctACTTCATGAATCTGggacttgattttactcttataggtaactgtgctcatgttttttgtaattgttcttatttgaaatcgttctcatccattcatcgtactcactgcgtgctcttactggactttactcatataagcaaaccTTTTCaatataagtttaactgctctcagACGAACccactcttacatgtaattatttactgtgtgctttagtttgctcttatttgaatttcatTATACTTTCATTACTGCTCTCATCTGTATTAGGATATTCTGTAATATGAGATTTTATGTGATAACTTGTCATGTGATATTTTAGGGCAGGAGTGTGGGGTAGTGgctaggggctctggactcttgaccggagggtcgtgggttcaatcccaggtggggggacactgctgctgtacccttgagcaaggtactttacctagattgctccagtaaaaacccaactgtataaatggggaattgtatgtaaaaaaaaatgtgatatcttgtaacaattgtataagtcgccctgaataagggcatctgctaagaaataaataataataatattttataatgtgatattttgtactgtggtattttgtaacaattgtaagtcgccttggataagggcgtctgctaggaaataataataatatataaatgtgacactggcatttaaaaacaaaacgtatGCAAAGTGGAAGGAATGCGTCAATGCAGGAGTGAGAACCCTTTCTCTTAACCAAGGTATTGTGAAAACAACAATCCGTCCGTTCCCCCTCCCCGCCAAAAATAAATTGATATCGCTTTGATTGCGGTCTGACTCTGTTCATTACCGCTCTCTACCACAAGAGGTCAGTGTTGCCTAATGTATAACATTATGTGATCCACTCACAACAGAGCAAAAAGTATTCAGATTGTCATTATTATGTATTTGTCAGACGTCTTTGTCCCAGGCGACGAACACATGAGTCACAGGGCAGCAcagacagggttacaatgcaagcttcatatttaaacacagtgcggtttacagacagtgctgataataataacactgctagaatacaatatgaaccaggaggcaacaagttaggatcacagcgagttagatctacagtgacagattagcagtgcaatagtgcaaggatagcgcatcagctgaggatccagtgacgaggcgctgaggtcaggagagtccagtgcagagcaggaggggcggatcaagAGATCTATAGGTGAGTCTTCAGAAAACATAACTTCATAATAAATAActgttttgtttagattttgtatttttgtaaagacAAGAGATTGCAGATCATGTGAACATTATTCGTAACAAATGTGGGGATGTTTTATTTACAGGATTGTGATTTGTAAAGATAATACTTTGTCATTTGAAATTAATCGATTCAGAAATAAACTCCGTCTCCCTGTGTTATCTTCTGCGTGACGTACCGCCTGAACGTCTTTCACTTTAACTTCAGTGGCGGTTTGAGTTCTACTAAAATTACGCGGCTCTTTTCGATGTGCGCTCGTTGTAGCACAAGTACAAAATAGATTTGTGAGGGTTTCTGACTCCggattctaaaagaaaaaaaaaacaaacataaaataaaacctgCAGGTTACCTGAACAGGTCTACAATGACGTGCTACAGAGAGGACACGCCCCTTGAAGCATGGGAGACCGACAAGCTCACGTTTGAATGCACGTGTAGCTGTTCAGAAATGATACGTTGATTTCTTtgtgtgttcagctgttttgtAGTGGAAGTATAGATTACTGGGCTCTGTCTCATACTGATAAGATCAAAGGAGTATGGAGTTCTATCCGAGCCCGGACCCGGATAAACAACACCGCTTTCGAGAACGCTGGGTCCAAACAGGGGAGGAACCAACCACCTCGCCAGCGCATTGGATCCGCTGTCTGCTGAACCGGGCGACATCCGAATGGGTTATTTTTAGtcgtttaccatggtttgttgtttaatatactttaccagacctctccgtgcttgcaatgcttccctatgctttaccagacctctctatgctttacaatgcttccctatgctttaccacacctctctgtgctttacaatgcttccctatgctttaccagacctctctatgctttacaatgcttccctatgctttaccagacctctctgtgctttacaatgcttccctatgctttaccagacctctctgtgctttacaatgcttccctatgctttaccagacctctctgtgctttacaatgcttccctgtgctttaccatacctttctgtgtCTGAAAAGTGGTCTATTGTAAACAGATGAGCTACACGCTTCACTTGAACACTCTCTTGCTTGTTTGAAGCTCTACGGCCAAGTTACACAAATACACAGTCCTCTCGCATCGAGACGAGttacttttgtattttttgtggGTTCTTCTGACAAAACGTCATTCAAACaagttatttttaatgttaaatgtgTTTATCACTAATATAATAAACCGACTCGTACAATGATGTATGTAGGTGTGTCTCAAAAGTGCCGCTTTCCCCCCCACCACccaaaaaaaccctaaaaaaacAAATTGCCCAGAGCAGAAACGGAAAACAAAGCGTGAAGGGGCGTGTCTTTCTAGGACCCGCATCAGTGATGAAGCGAGCGCTCCGAGAACACGGAGTGAGGATCAATCTTTCTACTCTGTCAATGCAAAGAAgggcacatttaaaatcatggaaTACAGCTGGAGAGGAATCCGCTTTCTCTGTTTCATGGCGGTTTATGGTAAGTCGTTTGTCTTATAGGATAGGATAAGGACATAACGGTCCTGTATTAAGTTGTGCAATAATGTTGTTTTTAAGGGGACGGCTCAAGTCACAGCTGTTCTCTTTGTCTTCAGTTATAGGAGAGGATACGAAACTGCTAAGCGTAGAAATTagaataaaattttaaaaaaatgaaatgttattaTCATCCTTTATATAAAATATCATGTCAAAATAGTCAAGTCTGCtttatcacaaacacaaaatataatacttcgtgtatatatatatatatatatatatatatatatatatatatatatatatatataatgtcatcatcatcaacattctggaattttgtttaaaagactacttgtttgtttttgtttttttatcaactttttaaaacactgtttttttgtattcagtcgatgaaggacttgtagtccgaaacgtcctgataattgatttgtaatcaattattctacctttttaagtacctgaaatatccttttcttttttctttatatatatatttatatatataaactgttcaTGGCTTatttttaaagtatatttttttagttttactaaGAAGGAAAACCGCTGGTGCCTCCCTgtctgaatttaaatcaagggaagtaatgttaaaactttacaatgcattagtaagacctcatctagaatattgtgttcagttctggtcacctcgttacaaaaaggatattgcttctctagaaagagtgcaaagaagag comes from Acipenser ruthenus unplaced genomic scaffold, fAciRut3.2 maternal haplotype, whole genome shotgun sequence and encodes:
- the LOC117409995 gene encoding SLAM family member 8-like isoform X2, which produces MGDRWRGVCLLCASCFWASHVSTAQLVTQQVNGIVGESLTFPMEIPNLQPDTEVYWRYGPVEPDSVIAKIQNGKIKVFDKRFKARLQLDNMSSSLRINGLQTADRGIYQVEEIEENGFKKRFHLSVYSQPSSAAQLGGQQVKGIVGESFTFPVEIANLQLDIEVHWRYGPAGPDRPIARLQEGKIKTDFIERFKSRLQLNMNTGSLQIHHLNTEDRGIYQVETVRDIFHKRFYLSVYNPVPGPHVEKINRRSCTLLCFVGNASEVNVSWMRDGKPLNTTELEISQEMQGGDVTYTCVASNPVSNKTTTVTPSHYCSKRNGNREGETTTIRPSTELIVRVLVFIVLSGVMIAVCVSVWKKINASTECRVDVNRPQLRQQTDDKLTTVYEEVQAES
- the LOC117409995 gene encoding SLAM family member 5-like isoform X1 gives rise to the protein MGDRWRGVCLLCASCFWASHVSTAQLVTQQVNGIVGESLTFPMEIPNLQPDTEVYWRYGPVEPDSVIAKIQNGKIKVFDKRFKARLQLDNMSSSLRINGLQTADRGIYQVEEIEENGFKKRFHLSVYSQPSSAAQLGGQQVKGIVGESFTFPVEIANLQLDIEVHWRYGPAGPDRPIARLQEGKIKTDFIERFKSRLQLNMNTGSLQIHHLNTEDRGIYQVETVRDIFHKRFYLSVYNPVPEPQVLQIHSANRSCTLQCFVGNASEVNVSWIRDGKPLNTTELEISQEMQGGNVTYSCVASNPASNKSITVTPSHYCGKRNGNEDGAETPRNHVLIPVIVLAVIGVLAVLSITLYLRRKKTAFEKEGSERSRNSSGIVYAEVTTAPPAGSGEDIPELAAARQTTAKLTTIYDELRTPSSQNAPC